A segment of the Vibrio parahaemolyticus genome:
GCACATCTATCGTCTTCCACAAGAATTAGTGAAAAACCGCACGGTTTGGGTCGTCAACGATGAAAATCAACTTCAGCCGCGCACTGTCACAGTATTAAGAGCGGAGGGAGAATTCATGTTGGTAGGTGAAGGTTTGGAACAAAGTGACCAATTGGTTCTGACTCTTCCTGAATACCCGCAAAAAGGCATGGCGGTTCAAATTGCAAAAAAGAATGACGACTCCGAAACCGTCGTACAGTAAGTAGGAGTTTGTCATGGAAGATACGAATCAAAAGGGCATCATTGCCTATTTTGCCAATAACCCTGTGGCTGCCAACCTGTTGATGGTGTTTATCATCATCATGGGTATCGTGAGTTACATGTTTATCCAGCGTCAGATGTTCCCGAATATCGAAGTGAACTACATCGACGTTCGCGCGACTTATCCAGGTGCGTCTCCTCAAGAAATTGAAGAGAGTATTTTGGTCAAAGTGGAAGAGTCGATCAAAGACGTTACTGGCATTAAAAAAGTGGTGTCGCGAGCTTCTCGTGGCAGTGCTTATATTTCTATCGAAGTTGATGTCAACGCGGATATCAAGCGAGTGCTTGATGATGTGAATCAGCGCATCGATACTATTTCTAACCTGCCTCTTGGCATGGAGCCCATCAATGTCTATCAGGTTGAATGGCGACAAGACGTGATAGAAATGGGGCTAGTGGGGGACAGGCCTCTTGAAGAGCTTAAGCCGATTGCGAAGCAGATTGAAGATGAGCTTCTGCAGCTTAATAACGTCATGTTGGTGTATTTAAGTGCGCCAGAGGAAGAGATTGCGATTGAAGTCGATCCCCTCGTGCTGCGTAAGTATGACCTAACGTTGAATGACGTAAGCAATGCCATTCGTCGTTACTCTGCGAACTTCTCGGCAGGCGAAGTCAAAACAAACTCTGGGATGATTGCGGTTCGAATCGAGAACCAATATTACCGTGGAGATGAGTTTAGAAATATTCCCGTTAAGCTAGGTGCCAATGGTGCCAAGGTATTGTTGCAAGACATTGCCACCATCAAAGATGGTTTTACCGAAGAAGAGCGCTACTTCGAGTATTCGGGTCAAAATGCTATCTACATGTCAGTCGAAGCGACGCGCGATCAAAACATCATTCCGGTTGCTCAGTCAGTTCGTGACTACATCGAAGCCAAAAACAAAACTTTGCCGAGTGATGTTCAGCTAAAAATTCTGGTCGACATGACGTATTACCTAAATGGTCGTCTCGACATGATGCTGAAAAACTTGCTGCAAGGCGCGGTACTTGTCGCGATCATGTTGACGATTTTCCTACGTTTCCGTTTGGCGATGTGGGTAATGATCGGCTTACCAGTGTGTTTCCTGGGTGCGGTGATGATGATGCCAGCTTTGGGTATTACAGTGAACATCGTCTCGCTGTTCGCTTTCATCATGGTGCTCGGAATTGTGGTGGATGACGCCATCGTCATGGGAGAAAGTGCGTACAGTGAAATTGAAGAAAAGGGCGGCGGTGTCGAGAACGTGGTACGCGGTGTCAAACGCGTTGCTACGCCAGCGACATTTGGTGTTCTGACAACGATTGCTGTATTCGCACCATTCTTGCTTTCGAGTGGTATTGATAGCGCTTTCTTTTACGGCATTGCTGGTGTCGTGATTCTGTGTTTGATCTTCAGTTTGATTGAATCAAAGTTGATCCTACCAGCGCACTTGGCACATACCCATTTTAAACCAGTCAAACCTGGTGGATGGCGAGATCGTTTCAACCAACGTTTCTTCGGCTTTGTTAACGGCACTTATCGTAACTTCGTGAAAGCTTGTACGCATTGGCGTTGGACGGTATTTGCTGTGTTCTGTGGTTTATTGCTGATCAGTGCTGCATTGGTTAAATCCAACTATGTGCGTGTTATCCCTAACCCGAAAGTACCGACCGATTACCCTGCGATTACTATTGAAATGAATGACACGGTTTCCAGTGAGCAAACCATTGAAGCGTTGAAAACCATCGAGCGTGTCATGCAAGAGGTCGAGTCTCAAACTATTGCTGATCATGGGCAAGGTATGATTCGCGATGTGCTTTCTTACAATCGAAGCCGCACCGAAGGACGAGTGTTAGTACCGCTTGTCGATGAGGAAATTCGTCCGTTCAATACCTTTGAACTTGCTCGACGCTGGCGTGAGGCGATGCCTGTTATTCCGGGGATGAAGAGTATCAAGATCCGCGAACAAAGTGCAGGTGGTGGCGATCGTGATGAGTTTGGCTACTTACTGTTTGGCTCCAACATCAATGAACTTAATCAAGCAGGACGTTACTTGATTGAACGTTTGCAGCAAGAAGAAGGGTTGTTCGATATCTCGTCATCCATTGATTCAGGCAGCAAAGAAGTACTTCTTTCTCTTGCGCCTGTTGCGTACGATCTTGGTCTTGACTTGACCATGATTGCGCAACAAGTCGGCGGAAGTTTTTACGGCGGAGAAGCACAGCGTTTGATTCGCGACGGTGAAGAGATCAAAGTCATGGTTCGCTATCCTCAACTGACTCGTGAAGCGTTTTCTTCATTGCGTTACGCTGTCATTACTACGCCAGCAGGCAAGAAAGTGATGCTGGGCGATGTCGTGAATATCAGTGAGCAGCCTGGGGTTAGCACAATTCGTCGCGAAGGTGGTTATCAAACCGTTTATGTGTACGGCTCTATTGATGAAGAACTCGTTGAGCCACAAGAAATTGTGAAAATCATCGACGATAGTATTTTGCCTGATATGAAGAAGCTGCACCCAAGTGTCAAAACAGAGCTGGGTGGTGACATCGAAGAGCAAGCCGCGCAACGCAACGAACAAATCATGTTCTTTGTGGCAGGGATGATCATTGTTTATATCTTGCTTGCCGTACCATTGAAGAGCTATACCCAGCCTCTTATCGTGATGTCCGTTATACCGTTTAGTCTAACAGGGGCGATTTGGGGACATTTCTGGTTGGGGCTAGACATTAGCATGATGTCGACATTCGGTTTGATCGCAGCCGCAGGTGTGGTGATTAACGACTCGCTGGTGATGACCGATTATGTGAACCAAGTCCGAGAAAAAGGAATGAGCATCAAGCAGGCGGTGGTTGAGGCTGGTTGTGCGCGTTTCCGAGCGATTACGCTGACATCCATCACGACCTTTGCGGGTGTATTGCCTATTATGTTCGAAACCAGTCTGCAAGCACGTTTCGTAATACCAATGGCTGTCGCTTTGGGCTTTGCTGTGCTGTATGCCACAGTCCTGACGTTGGTGTTAGTGCCTTGTCTGTATCTAATGCTTGAAGATATTAAAAACATCTTTCGAGCGATTAAGCGCTTCTTCCGGCGTGTCAGTGGTCGTTTTAGAAAAGCGTCAGTATCTTCAGATATTTCTGCGAATACATCGAACTAGCATCTCTTTTCTTAATAATAAATAGCAGCCTTCGGGCTGCTTTTTTTATGCCGAGGATTTAGGCCTGAATGACTTTAGATGAATGTTTGAGGCACACGTTTTGAGCCGATAACTGTGAGGAGAAATGGCGCTCTATACTATAGATTAACTGAATGAAATTGACTGTTGGATTTGCTTGGTTAATTTAACACTTGGGGTGCGAAATTTACCATGCTGAT
Coding sequences within it:
- a CDS encoding efflux RND transporter permease subunit, with amino-acid sequence MEDTNQKGIIAYFANNPVAANLLMVFIIIMGIVSYMFIQRQMFPNIEVNYIDVRATYPGASPQEIEESILVKVEESIKDVTGIKKVVSRASRGSAYISIEVDVNADIKRVLDDVNQRIDTISNLPLGMEPINVYQVEWRQDVIEMGLVGDRPLEELKPIAKQIEDELLQLNNVMLVYLSAPEEEIAIEVDPLVLRKYDLTLNDVSNAIRRYSANFSAGEVKTNSGMIAVRIENQYYRGDEFRNIPVKLGANGAKVLLQDIATIKDGFTEEERYFEYSGQNAIYMSVEATRDQNIIPVAQSVRDYIEAKNKTLPSDVQLKILVDMTYYLNGRLDMMLKNLLQGAVLVAIMLTIFLRFRLAMWVMIGLPVCFLGAVMMMPALGITVNIVSLFAFIMVLGIVVDDAIVMGESAYSEIEEKGGGVENVVRGVKRVATPATFGVLTTIAVFAPFLLSSGIDSAFFYGIAGVVILCLIFSLIESKLILPAHLAHTHFKPVKPGGWRDRFNQRFFGFVNGTYRNFVKACTHWRWTVFAVFCGLLLISAALVKSNYVRVIPNPKVPTDYPAITIEMNDTVSSEQTIEALKTIERVMQEVESQTIADHGQGMIRDVLSYNRSRTEGRVLVPLVDEEIRPFNTFELARRWREAMPVIPGMKSIKIREQSAGGGDRDEFGYLLFGSNINELNQAGRYLIERLQQEEGLFDISSSIDSGSKEVLLSLAPVAYDLGLDLTMIAQQVGGSFYGGEAQRLIRDGEEIKVMVRYPQLTREAFSSLRYAVITTPAGKKVMLGDVVNISEQPGVSTIRREGGYQTVYVYGSIDEELVEPQEIVKIIDDSILPDMKKLHPSVKTELGGDIEEQAAQRNEQIMFFVAGMIIVYILLAVPLKSYTQPLIVMSVIPFSLTGAIWGHFWLGLDISMMSTFGLIAAAGVVINDSLVMTDYVNQVREKGMSIKQAVVEAGCARFRAITLTSITTFAGVLPIMFETSLQARFVIPMAVALGFAVLYATVLTLVLVPCLYLMLEDIKNIFRAIKRFFRRVSGRFRKASVSSDISANTSN